In Granulicella mallensis MP5ACTX8, the sequence GACAGCCGAAGCCCAGACTTTATACCCATGGGCCTCATGACTACGAGACCATGCTCACGGGCAATGACATCGATCTCGTATTGGTCGCAACGCCTTGGAGTTGGCACGCTGAGCAGGCGATCTTTGCCATGAAACACGGTAAGGACGTCGCTATTGAAGTTCCTGGAGTGACTACGATCGAGGATTGCTGGAGGATCGTCCGTACTTCGGAAGAGACGCGAAAGCATTGCATGATGCTGGAAAACTGCTGCTATGGCTACAACGAGACGCTCGTGTTACGCATGGCTCACGACGGTTTATTCGGTGACCTTCTATATGGCGAGGGTGCTTATTTACACGACCTCCGTAAGATACTTTTTTCCGATGAAGGCGAAGGCTTGTGGCGGCGCGCCGAACACACCAAGCGCAATGGGAATTTGTATCCTACGCATGGACTGGGCCCGGTCGCGAACTACATGGGTATCCAGCGTGGAGACCGGTTTGGCTATATCGTCTCGATGAGCAGCAGGGAAAGATCATTCGATGAATATCGCAAAGAACATTTACAGCCAGGCGATCCGCGGATGGCAGAACGCTATGTGACCGGTGATATGAATACCTCTCTGATCAAGACGGCGAATGGGCTGACCATCACGGTTAAACATACCGTCTCGACACCGCATCCCTATGACCGGGTCAATATGATTGCGGGCACCAAAGGCATATTTCAAGATTATCCTGCGCGTATCTACTTCGATGGCCAAAACAGTGATGAGTCCTGGGAATCCATTGATGCATGGAAGAAATATGCGCATCCTCTCTGGCAGCGGGAGGGAGGGACAGCCACAAAAATCGGGGGCCATGGTGGCATGGATTACATCATGCTCTATCGCTTGCTGCAATGTGTCAAAGAAGGCTTGCCTCCGGACATGGATGTGTACGATGCAGCGGCCTGGTCGGCTGTGGCTCCGCTTAGTGTCTCCTCAGTGAGTCGCGGCAGCCAACCGGAAGAGTTCCCAGACTTTACGCGAGGGAAGTGGCAGCAGAGGAAGGTTTCCGCTATCGCGATGCAAGCGTAGAGTTTCTCCTTTTGAGGTCGCGCTGCTGGTTCGAGATGCTCCTGGCGTCTGGGAGCTTGTAGAGCTTCGGTACCCGTTCGTTTGCTGTCGGTCTCTGAAAGATTGGTGGAGTGATCGATGAGAAGCTTGCAGAGCTCGAAAAGAAGACCAATTGGGGAGATCGCTGCGGCGCTCGCCGTGGCATTTATAGCTAGCTCCTTCGTTGGCTTTGCACAGGAAGTTACAACTGTTGTAAGGCCGGTAGAGACTCACGAGATCCTGATCAACCCTGGTATGGGGATTCAAACCTTTCAGAGATACAACGGCGATTCATTGAATCCCGGTGTGACATGGTCGGAGGAAGGGCCTGTGGGCACTCTGAAAACAGAGGAGAAAAAACCGGATTTTCCTGGGTCCTCTGTTGCCTACGTGCGGTGGCATTGGGCAACACTTGAACCGGTGCAAGGCAAAGTTCGCTGGGAAATCATCGACCTTGCACTTGCTGAAGCTAGACGGCACGGGCAACGGCTCGCGATTCGTCTCATGCCGTATGATCCAAAACACCCATTGCCCAAGTGGTATCGCGAGTCGGGCGCGCGGCGCGCGAACTCGAACGATGGAAATATATGGGAGCCTGATTTTAGTGATCCGCTGTATTTCAAGGATTGGAGTGCTTTGATCAACGAGGCCGGTCGACGCTATGATGGCCACCCTGATCTGGAGAGTGTCGATATCTCAACGGTAGGTTATTGGGGCGAAGGATGGAGTAGCTACATGCCCGAATTCCCGGTTCAGAAAAAATTGATCGATATCTACTTCAAGGCGTTTCATAAGACTCAACTCTTGATGAACTTTGATGAGCCCGAAGCCCTGGTGTATGGAACTTCCCATGGGGCTGGCTGGCGCTTCGACTGTCTCGGTGACATGAAGGAACATGAGCCGGAAATGCTTGACCAGTATCCTGAAGAAATTGCGGAGACAGGCATTCAGGATGTGTGGAGATCGGCGCCTGTTTCCATGGAGACCTGTGGTGTGCCTGAGTCGTGGCTTCGGAACGGTTGGGATGCGCACTATATTCTCAGCGAAGCATTGCGCTGGCACGTGAGCACTATCAATGTAAAATCCAGCGCCATTCCACAATTGTGGGGAAAAGAATTCGAGGACCTCGAACGAAGGATGGGGTATCGCTTTGTCTTGAGGCGAGGCGAGTGGCGGACGCAAGCTCGAGCGGGTGAGGCACTTCATCTAAAAACATGGTGGGTCAATGAGGGGGTCGCCCCGGTCTACCGGCCATTTGTGTTGGCGTTTCGGCTGAGTTCGCCAAACCAATCGAGAGTGATCCGGACCGATGAGGACGTGCGCAAGTGGATTCCTGGGGATGCGGTATTCGAAGACCCTGTCTTCGTACCAAGCGATCTACCAGCCGGAGAATATCAAATAAGCGTCGCACTTCTGGATCCTGTGACTCTCTCGCCGGCGATACAGCTGGCAATCGAGGGCCGAGGGAGAGATGGCTGGTACAGCTTAGGGAAAATTCGGGTCAGTGATGGCTATTAATGGAAGGAGCTTTTCAAGCAATGCGATCACATACCATTTGATATTGTCCATTTTGAGCCGCGTCCCCCTAATGAGTAGCAAACATAATAGATCTATCGTTATTTGCGATTGCCTTCGTCTCCCCTGTGTTACTATTCGTTGTGTTTCGTTTCTATTTGTCGAGTTTCGTGTGCGGAACGTGTGTTGTAGAGGATTAGCGTGACATCTCTTTTAGATTTTGTTGATTTACCGGTGGCAGAGCAGAAAGCCCGCGGGCTACTTTTTACTCCCCGCGAGATTGCCCAGCAGCCTCATACGTGGAAGAAAACGTTACAGATATTCAAAGAGCATCAGACGCAGATTTGCAGCTTTTTAGAGAAAGCTGGACTGCGGGATGAGTTAGAACTGCGACCAGTTGTCGTGCTGGTCGGAGCGGGAACTTCGGATTACATCGGCCAGGCATTAGAACTCCTGCTCCGTCAGCAGTGGAGTTGTGAGGTGTTGGTGTGCGCGAGCACGGAGCTGCTGCCCAACCTCGATGACTACATTGTTTCAGGGCGCAGATATCTCTTCATTTCGTTCTCCAGGTCGGGGGATTCGCCGGAGGCTGTGGCCGTTGTAGAGCAGGCTGTGCGATTGCATCCCCGGATTGCCCACCTGATTGTGACTTGCAATGCTCAAGCCCGGCTGATTGAAGTTTGTGGGGCTGCCGAACTGTCGTGCGTGGTGGTGTTGGACGACGAAGTGAATGATCGCAGTCTGGCGATGACAAGCTCTTTCACAAACATGATCGTGATGGGGCAATGCCTGGGACACGCATGGTCGATCGAGGAATACTCGGAGATTGTCGAGCGGTTAGTGGCCGCTGGACAAAGCTTTTTGTTGCGCGCCGAGGAAGAGGCAGAGCGCACTTCGTTGCTTGGATTCTCTCGCGTGTGTATGGTTGGCATCGGATCGCTTGCCAGCATTGCTCGGGAGTCCGCATTGAAGGTATTGGAAATGACGGCAGGCCAGGTAAAGACAATGTCGCAGACTGTGCTTGGACTTCGGCATGGACCTATGGCGGCGTTAGACTCCGAGACGCTTTTTGTATGCTTTGTCTCCGGTGAGGCTCGTAAAGTTGGGTACGCAAAAGATTTGCTGCGAGAGATCGGAGAAAAGGGGATTGCTGCGGAGCGAATCGCCGTGGGAGTTCCTTCGACGCATGCTGAAATCGAGCCCTACTGCGAGTCCTATCTTTCCGTAGAAGTCGATGTTGCTGATGCGTACCGTCCGATTTTGGATGTGATGTTTGGCCAACTCCTTGGTCTGTACTGTTCGGTGGCTCGCGATTTAAAGCCAGACTCGCCCAGCCCGGGTGGTGTGATTAATCGAGTCGTACAAAAGTTCAGGATCTATTAGAGATCGTGTCTTCTTTGCTTTAGTTGCGCTTTGCCTAACGAAAGGGCGGCATTTCGGCTGCCATCTACTCGGGATGTTCTGTGCACGTACACACTTGGGGCGACTCGTGTGGCGAATCGAGCAAGCCGTAGAGGCAGGATTGTTGGTATTGGTTGAAGCGACCAACGGCCAGGGTAAGTCAATTTGGCGGCTATCCCAGAGTGCAGCCTACAATCTTTCGCGAATGAAAATTTCAGAGAGCATGTCTAGTCGCTACCTGCCAATAGAGTACTGTCGGCTGGGCAAGCAGGAGATTGCGAGCGATCCAGTTTCTTTGATTATTGATCTTATCGGAGATATAAAAAATGCCTATACTTCGGTTTGCAGCAAAGGCATAGACATTCCGAAGCTGTTCAAAGCGACAGGTGTGTCAAACTCGCATCGCTTGTAGCGAGTAGAAGATAGATTCCAATTCCGTGCATTGTTCCAGCCTGCTGTGGCGATCTCTGCCGAGATTGCGCCAGCAACTAAGAGGAACATCGAAGAACCTCTCACTCCAGCCTTTTGCCTGTCTAGTCCGATCAAAATCGATTTGCCACGCTGATAAGACCATTAGGCTCTTCGCTGCGCTTAAAAGCGACTCTAAAATTCAACGAAAACCTGGCTCATCAAATCGAAGTCGTGGTTGCGGAGTCAGAAATTTCTTTCTAAAAAGAGCTTATTGTCTTCATCTCCTCTTGACATTGGAGGGTAAAACGATCATAAATGACTATCAACGATATTAAACGTAATTGCAGGGGCAGGAAAAGCTAATGCTCAGCCTGAGTTAAGGTCTCAACCAAAAATCTAGCAGCCGCAAAAAATAAGCTCGGTGAGGGAACGCCATGAAATTAGAAACCAGCGGAATGGTAAGCAGATTTCAAAATTTGAGGAGGGCGCCATCCCAATCCCTTCTCGTGCTTTCGCTCTTCCTAGCGATATCGTTGTTGTTTACGAGGTCATTGTCGGCTCAGTATACGACGGCGCGACTTGCTGGAATCGCAGTTGATAATTCGGGGGCCGCAGTCGCAGGGGCGACGGTAACCGTCAAGCAAGTCACAACCGACTACAAGCTGACGGTGAAAACCGGAACTTTGGGCGAGTATGTGTTTCCAAGCCTCCCTGTTGGTAGCTATGAGCTTACAGTTCAGATGGCCGGCTTTGACACGTATGTTCAACACGGCATTGTTCTGACGGTAGGTCAATCGGCTAACCAAAATATTACGTTACGTGTTGGAACAGTCACTCAAGATGTGACTGTCAATGAGAATTCATCTCTGGTTACGACTTCGGATGCCGCAGTCGGACAGTTGATCAATCAGAAGAGCATGGAAAGCTTGCCCATGAATGGGCGTGAGGCTCAGCAGCTCGTATTCCTGGTGCCGGGCGCTGTGAATGTTTCGACTCAGAATTGCGGTGCAGACTGCGAAGGCGGCGTTCTCCCAGGCGAGCAATATGCCAAGGTCAACGGTGGCGGCGCCAATGGCGTCTACTATCTGCTCGATGGCGTTGACTACAACGATACCTACATCAACACAAATCTTCCGTTCCCCAGCCCTGACGCGCTTCAGGAATTCAATGTTCAGACCAATAACCTTAGCGCCGCTTATGGAAATGCAACGGGCGGAGTCGTCAACATTCTGACTAAGTCGGGGACCGATCAGATACATGGAGATGTTTTTGAATATCTCCGCAATTACGCAATGGATGCGAAGAACTATTTTGCTACTTCACCAAATCCTTTGAAGCAAAACCAATTTGGAGCCACGATTGGGGGGCCGATCCTCAAAGGAAAGCTGTTCTACTTCGGATCCTACCAAGGAACGCGGACCAACACGGCTACTAATGGACAGATCGCGTTCGTGCCGACGATGGCCGAGCGTTCAGGAGATTTTTCAGATCTCCTGCCTGACACCCAGCTGGTGAACCCGACCACGGGGGCACCGTACAACAATAATCAGGTTCCGGTCGACACGGTCGCGTCCTATCTTCTTCAACATATCCCAGCCCCCAATGGCCCCGGCCGTCAACTGACCTACAACGGTGCGCCCCTCGTTCAAGACACTGATGAATTCCTGATCAAGGCTGACTACAACACTGGTAAGCACCACTTGAGCGGGCACTATTTTCAGCTGAATTACCGGATTCCTGTTATCTTGCCGCCCACGACGAACATCCTGGCGGGAAACACAGAAACGCCCCAAAATCTGGCTCTTAAGCACATTAGCGTAGTGGACATCTATACGATTTCCAGCAACGTTTTGTTGAATAGCTACTTCGGATATACAAGTCAAACAGGGGCAACGTTGTCACCCGCTCCATTTAGTATTGCGGACGCGGGTGCCGAGATCGCACAGCCGACCAACTTCAAGCCAACGCTAAATATTGATATCAGTGGTAATTTTTCAATTGGTCAACAGCCTGCAACTGGAACGTGGAACCGCGGAGACCAATCGCTTCGTGAAATTCTCACGATCATAAGGGGCAACAACCAGATCGAGGTTGGTGGCGAAGCCGTGCGGGTTCGGGCACCGATGGGAAACTCCTATCAAGCAGATGGTAATTACACCTTTGACAACAGTCTCACCGGCGATAACGTGGCCGACTTTGTTTCGGGTAATGTGTCCAGCTTCACGCAGGGCGGTGGACTGTATCTCAATTTCACCGGAATCAACTGGAGCGCATTCGTCCAAGACGATTGGCGAGTAAGCCCGCGCCTCACCTTGAGTGCCGGCCTACGTTGGGATCCCTTCATTCCCTACAAAGATAGTGAAGGACGAGTGGGATGTTTTCTGCCAGGGGCACAATCGGTGCGCTTTCCGAATGCGCCTGCAGGCCTCATCTTTGGAGGAAGCGATCATGATGCAGGCTGTCCGCAGTCCTCTATCTATAACAACCTTGGTAATGTGGGACCACGCTTCGGATTTGCTTCGCAACTTACGGCAGATGGGAAGACCAGTCTCCGTGGCGGAGTTGGGTACTACTATCAGTCCCCCAATCTTGTTGCCTTTGAAGATGTCGTTGGGATTCCACCATTCGCGCCTATCGTCAATCTGACGTCGGTGAACTTTACTGATCCCTATGGAAGCGCGGGGGTTGCAAGTCCCTTTCCCGCACAATTCGGACCTTCCAACCCTGGTCCCACTGCCACCTTTCCCCAAAATATATCCTTTACTCAGATTTTCTCGAGTCACTATAGACTTCCGCAGATTCTCATGACGAACCTGACACTCGAAAGAGGAATAGGTGCAAGCTGGCTGGCACGTGTGGCCTACATGGGCGTGAAGGGGACTCATCTTGGTGGAACCGGTGACCAGGAGGCAGGACTTCTTCAGCTGAATCCAGCGATTTACATTCCGGGGCAGTCCAGCGA encodes:
- a CDS encoding Gfo/Idh/MocA family protein, whose amino-acid sequence is MDEPTLESWTRRRFVQMAAASAASISVAPLAHAEGETEHRTMIDVPFEKRNPRIALIGLGGRGTSLLGNLLAADGQVVALCDIVPAKTEHAASLVVAAGQPKPRLYTHGPHDYETMLTGNDIDLVLVATPWSWHAEQAIFAMKHGKDVAIEVPGVTTIEDCWRIVRTSEETRKHCMMLENCCYGYNETLVLRMAHDGLFGDLLYGEGAYLHDLRKILFSDEGEGLWRRAEHTKRNGNLYPTHGLGPVANYMGIQRGDRFGYIVSMSSRERSFDEYRKEHLQPGDPRMAERYVTGDMNTSLIKTANGLTITVKHTVSTPHPYDRVNMIAGTKGIFQDYPARIYFDGQNSDESWESIDAWKKYAHPLWQREGGTATKIGGHGGMDYIMLYRLLQCVKEGLPPDMDVYDAAAWSAVAPLSVSSVSRGSQPEEFPDFTRGKWQQRKVSAIAMQA
- a CDS encoding DUF4832 domain-containing protein — translated: MRSLQSSKRRPIGEIAAALAVAFIASSFVGFAQEVTTVVRPVETHEILINPGMGIQTFQRYNGDSLNPGVTWSEEGPVGTLKTEEKKPDFPGSSVAYVRWHWATLEPVQGKVRWEIIDLALAEARRHGQRLAIRLMPYDPKHPLPKWYRESGARRANSNDGNIWEPDFSDPLYFKDWSALINEAGRRYDGHPDLESVDISTVGYWGEGWSSYMPEFPVQKKLIDIYFKAFHKTQLLMNFDEPEALVYGTSHGAGWRFDCLGDMKEHEPEMLDQYPEEIAETGIQDVWRSAPVSMETCGVPESWLRNGWDAHYILSEALRWHVSTINVKSSAIPQLWGKEFEDLERRMGYRFVLRRGEWRTQARAGEALHLKTWWVNEGVAPVYRPFVLAFRLSSPNQSRVIRTDEDVRKWIPGDAVFEDPVFVPSDLPAGEYQISVALLDPVTLSPAIQLAIEGRGRDGWYSLGKIRVSDGY
- a CDS encoding SIS domain-containing protein, which encodes MTSLLDFVDLPVAEQKARGLLFTPREIAQQPHTWKKTLQIFKEHQTQICSFLEKAGLRDELELRPVVVLVGAGTSDYIGQALELLLRQQWSCEVLVCASTELLPNLDDYIVSGRRYLFISFSRSGDSPEAVAVVEQAVRLHPRIAHLIVTCNAQARLIEVCGAAELSCVVVLDDEVNDRSLAMTSSFTNMIVMGQCLGHAWSIEEYSEIVERLVAAGQSFLLRAEEEAERTSLLGFSRVCMVGIGSLASIARESALKVLEMTAGQVKTMSQTVLGLRHGPMAALDSETLFVCFVSGEARKVGYAKDLLREIGEKGIAAERIAVGVPSTHAEIEPYCESYLSVEVDVADAYRPILDVMFGQLLGLYCSVARDLKPDSPSPGGVINRVVQKFRIY
- a CDS encoding class II D-tagatose-bisphosphate aldolase, non-catalytic subunit; this encodes MWRIEQAVEAGLLVLVEATNGQGKSIWRLSQSAAYNLSRMKISESMSSRYLPIEYCRLGKQEIASDPVSLIIDLIGDIKNAYTSVCSKGIDIPKLFKATGVSNSHRL
- a CDS encoding TonB-dependent receptor; translation: MSAQYTTARLAGIAVDNSGAAVAGATVTVKQVTTDYKLTVKTGTLGEYVFPSLPVGSYELTVQMAGFDTYVQHGIVLTVGQSANQNITLRVGTVTQDVTVNENSSLVTTSDAAVGQLINQKSMESLPMNGREAQQLVFLVPGAVNVSTQNCGADCEGGVLPGEQYAKVNGGGANGVYYLLDGVDYNDTYINTNLPFPSPDALQEFNVQTNNLSAAYGNATGGVVNILTKSGTDQIHGDVFEYLRNYAMDAKNYFATSPNPLKQNQFGATIGGPILKGKLFYFGSYQGTRTNTATNGQIAFVPTMAERSGDFSDLLPDTQLVNPTTGAPYNNNQVPVDTVASYLLQHIPAPNGPGRQLTYNGAPLVQDTDEFLIKADYNTGKHHLSGHYFQLNYRIPVILPPTTNILAGNTETPQNLALKHISVVDIYTISSNVLLNSYFGYTSQTGATLSPAPFSIADAGAEIAQPTNFKPTLNIDISGNFSIGQQPATGTWNRGDQSLREILTIIRGNNQIEVGGEAVRVRAPMGNSYQADGNYTFDNSLTGDNVADFVSGNVSSFTQGGGLYLNFTGINWSAFVQDDWRVSPRLTLSAGLRWDPFIPYKDSEGRVGCFLPGAQSVRFPNAPAGLIFGGSDHDAGCPQSSIYNNLGNVGPRFGFASQLTADGKTSLRGGVGYYYQSPNLVAFEDVVGIPPFAPIVNLTSVNFTDPYGSAGVASPFPAQFGPSNPGPTATFPQNISFTQIFSSHYRLPQILMTNLTLERGIGASWLARVAYMGVKGTHLGGTGDQEAGLLQLNPAIYIPGQSSEANVQQRRLYPSFGFVDSINSGVNSNYNALQLSMEKRVSKGLSFLANFTWSRALDDFGPNGEPGGLATNTCSCGRYFDYGPDAGDANKVFKFSGNYDFPPVPVKGLVSNVINGWNLSAIATWQSGFPFTVFSDDDNSFSSIGADRADLTVSSIKKAVLSNGRSHSQLINEWFDTSAFAPNQIGTFGDTGKNALRGPRYFDLDLALLKTFKVSQRYSAQFRAEFYNSLNNVNFGMPDGGLTDSSFGQITSAQDPRILQMALKIMF